The genomic interval CCTTCAGATTCCGATGATGCAGGATGAGATAAGGGGGCTTGTCTCATTAAAGAATGCGCTACAAGCATTGAACAGTTGAGGAATTAAAGGTTTAATTATGCTTAAGCTCATCATTGAGGCATCAAAGAAGGATGAAGAACTTAGCAGATTGCTTGAGAGGGCAAAGGAATATGCAGAGGTCTACCTCCTTGCAAAAAGGCGCCAGAAGGGTTGTGATGGCATGGGTGAGATGGCTTCACTCAAGGATGAGTTCAAGGGTATCTTTGATGAATTGCTCGCATATTGTAAAAGTAAGGGTTATATCAAGGACAATCTATCATATGATATTGATGTGGTCGCAGATGAAGTGGTGAAGTGGTGAAACAGTGATTATCAGTGAATGGGTGAATGAATAAATGGATAATAGGGTTTCACAAAATTAAAAAATTCCCTCTCCCCTTTGTGAAGAGGGATAGGGTGAGGGGTAAGGATTACAAATTTCGTGAAACCCACCTATCTATTTTAATAGGAGAAAAATGAAACAGGTCTCTATAAAAAAGTTGTCATGGGCTCTTGCCGTAACTCTTATAATATTTTCTGGTGAGGTCATTGGAGGGATCTTAAGTAACAGCCTTGCTCTTTTAAGCGATGCAGGGCATGTCTTGACTGATGCCTTTGCCCTCGGATTAAGCCTTATTGCTTCAATGGTCATGCGCAAAGTACCTGATTACAGAGCAACATATGGCTATCAGAGAATAGGCATACTTGCCGCGCTTATAAACGGAGTAAGCCTTGTTGTAATTGCAATGTTTATCTTTGTTGAGGGATATAAAAGGTTTAAGTCTCCGCCTGAAATTAACTCGGATGTAATGCTCGCTATAGCAACAGCGGGCCTTATAGGCAATCTTGTCATGGCATGGATTTTGGGGCACAAGCATGATGATTTAAACATAAAAAGCGCATGGCTTCATGTAATTGGCGATACAATATCGTCAGCGGGAGTAATAGCAGCGGGGCTTATTATAAAATTCACAGGCTGGCTTATAGTTGACCCGATTGTCAGCGGATTCGTGGGAGTCATAATAATTATAGGCGGCGTCAGGGTTATAAAAGAATCTCTCTGGATATTCCTCGAACTAAGCCCTGCAGGAT from Dissulfurispira thermophila carries:
- a CDS encoding cation diffusion facilitator family transporter, which gives rise to MKQVSIKKLSWALAVTLIIFSGEVIGGILSNSLALLSDAGHVLTDAFALGLSLIASMVMRKVPDYRATYGYQRIGILAALINGVSLVVIAMFIFVEGYKRFKSPPEINSDVMLAIATAGLIGNLVMAWILGHKHDDLNIKSAWLHVIGDTISSAGVIAAGLIIKFTGWLIVDPIVSGFVGVIIIIGGVRVIKESLWIFLELSPAGFKADEIAKVLSKVPGIINIHDVHIWSIGHGIPAFSAHVQIHDQKISEADCIRKEIEHMLLHLGILHSVIQMECAECDKNGLYCTPKTIDAADHKHQH